In Candidatus Sulfurimonas marisnigri, a single genomic region encodes these proteins:
- a CDS encoding aminotransferase class IV, with protein sequence MNKIFLETIRAVDGEILNISYHQKRYESVLESFGISEYMNLEALLNPPKISTCRCRLTYDISKIPHLIDITYHEYKQRDINSLKVVFSNDIEYAIKSVSRDEINALYNKRDDGDDILIIKNLLVSDTSIANIAFFSKGEWITPKSPLLKGTTRARLLDEGKIVEADIKVQDLRSFSKVALLNAMIDFYVLDRCEFLI encoded by the coding sequence GTGAATAAGATTTTTTTAGAAACTATTAGGGCAGTTGATGGTGAGATTTTAAATATTTCATATCATCAAAAAAGATATGAAAGTGTTTTAGAATCTTTTGGTATTAGTGAGTATATGAATTTAGAAGCTCTTTTAAACCCTCCAAAAATAAGTACATGTAGATGTCGTTTAACATATGATATATCTAAGATACCACATCTAATAGATATTACATATCATGAGTATAAACAAAGAGATATTAACTCTTTAAAAGTTGTTTTTAGTAATGATATTGAATACGCAATAAAATCTGTCAGTAGAGATGAAATCAATGCTTTATATAATAAAAGAGATGATGGTGATGATATACTTATTATAAAAAACTTGCTTGTTAGCGATACAAGTATTGCTAATATTGCTTTTTTTAGTAAAGGAGAGTGGATTACTCCAAAAAGCCCACTTTTAAAAGGGACAACAAGAGCTAGACTTCTAGATGAAGGAAAGATAGTAGAAGCTGATATAAAAGTTCAGGATCTTAGAAGTTTTTCAAAAGTAGCACTTTTAAATGCAATGATTGATTTTTATGTGTTAGATAGATGTGAGTTTTTGATATAA
- a CDS encoding LysR family transcriptional regulator, producing the protein MLKDFAKLQTFLMVIKERSFSKASAKLGISQPAVTQQIKFIEDYLDTKIVDRKKNGILLTKEGEDLYRIASRLEKAIAGSEKELLKIINKDFTFVMGSSNAIGNYILPNYLCDIKKRIDNNVYMNVALSIDIIDQLQDKKIDVALIESPVFRDGIVYREWVLDELVVFSNQPIKKHLTVEDMMAFDWICRDEHSHTRKLTSEVFEEIGVQCNNFSVLGVLGSPTAIKESILHADKNSERPVVSVMSRHVIAQELKDGRLFEARLKNYKIERNFYIAYLKERKHDAFVDNVVNYLLSLNIS; encoded by the coding sequence ATGTTAAAAGATTTTGCGAAATTACAAACCTTCTTGATGGTTATAAAAGAGAGAAGTTTTTCAAAAGCATCTGCAAAACTTGGAATCTCACAACCTGCTGTTACTCAGCAAATAAAATTTATTGAAGACTACCTAGATACGAAGATTGTTGATAGAAAGAAGAATGGGATTTTGCTAACAAAAGAGGGTGAAGACCTTTACAGAATTGCTTCAAGACTTGAAAAAGCAATAGCAGGAAGTGAAAAAGAACTTTTGAAAATTATCAACAAAGACTTTACTTTTGTTATGGGTTCATCCAACGCAATTGGAAACTATATCTTACCAAACTACCTTTGTGATATCAAAAAAAGAATTGATAACAATGTTTATATGAATGTTGCTCTTTCAATTGATATAATTGACCAACTACAGGACAAAAAAATAGATGTTGCGCTTATTGAATCTCCTGTTTTTAGAGATGGTATTGTATATAGGGAATGGGTTTTAGATGAACTAGTTGTATTTTCAAATCAACCTATAAAAAAACACTTAACTGTAGAAGATATGATGGCCTTTGATTGGATCTGCAGAGATGAACATTCTCACACCAGAAAGTTAACTTCTGAAGTTTTTGAAGAGATTGGTGTTCAGTGTAATAACTTCAGTGTTCTTGGTGTTCTTGGAAGCCCAACTGCTATTAAAGAGTCTATCCTACATGCAGATAAAAACTCTGAGCGACCTGTCGTATCTGTCATGTCTCGTCATGTAATAGCTCAAGAGTTAAAAGATGGTAGACTTTTTGAGGCTAGACTTAAAAATTATAAAATTGAGAGAAATTTTTATATTGCTTACCTTAAAGAGAGAAAGCATGATGCTTTTGTTGATAATGTAGTAAACTATTTATTATCTTTGAATATATCATAA
- a CDS encoding ATP-dependent helicase, which yields MKKIFDKLNDSQTKAVKQSEGPVLILAGAGSGKTTTIVSRLAYLVEELGIPASNTLTLTFTNKAAKEMKGRASDMMENAAYPPLLCTFHKFGLLFLKFNIHLLSRQNNFVVIDTDDKKRIIKKINAEIPTQLIASEISRYKNSLLTPDDAYKQAELFNYQQIAKVYEEYETYLLENNLVDFDDLIALTFRLLNENEELARVTSEKYRYIMVDEYQDTNELQLKLLEKLCCTHNNLCVVGDDDQSIYGWRGAHIRNIMEFDQDFVGTSVFKLEENYRSREPILKVANSLIEHNRSRLGKKLIPTRGSGEDVNILNSNDENEESRKIALKIGKLLESGVKAEDIAVLYRVNVLSRSIEEGLNRSGINYRLVGGLRFYDRAEIKDLISYIRVITNFHDDFSFKRIVNKPKRGLGKASVDKIELAAHANDTSIFEYIKKVPVADLESLVRTKNAKTLKRFIKDIQNVAKVVSESTYNFIDVLEETFHLKDIYKGMQDEADRVLNMDEFYGLFRDFVKNTPEASLDEFLNELTLQSEQDQVEGESIYMMSIHASKGLEFDHIFVIGLEEGFLPLVGDGSDLEEERRLGYVSFTRAKETLTLSHASSRFYKGRRSDLQKSRFFNEAGLCEGSLIVEKNTAFKKGDLVRHKIFGTGRVNGVSKSGREFKLSINFAGTKRDILASFVERL from the coding sequence ATGAAAAAAATATTTGACAAACTAAATGATTCACAAACAAAAGCTGTAAAGCAATCGGAGGGTCCGGTTCTTATTTTAGCTGGAGCAGGGAGTGGAAAAACGACTACCATAGTTTCTCGTCTTGCCTACCTGGTTGAAGAGTTGGGTATTCCAGCATCAAATACTTTAACGCTTACCTTTACTAACAAAGCGGCAAAAGAGATGAAAGGGCGTGCATCAGATATGATGGAGAATGCCGCTTATCCTCCACTTTTATGCACCTTTCATAAGTTTGGATTACTGTTTTTAAAGTTTAATATTCATCTCTTAAGCAGACAAAATAACTTTGTAGTTATAGATACTGATGATAAAAAACGAATTATTAAAAAAATTAATGCAGAGATACCAACACAGTTGATTGCAAGTGAAATATCAAGATACAAAAACTCACTGCTAACCCCTGATGATGCATATAAGCAGGCTGAACTTTTCAACTATCAGCAGATAGCAAAGGTTTATGAAGAGTATGAAACATATTTGCTAGAGAATAATCTAGTTGATTTTGATGACCTAATTGCTCTTACTTTTAGACTTTTAAATGAAAATGAAGAACTTGCACGTGTAACATCTGAGAAGTATCGCTATATTATGGTTGATGAGTACCAAGATACAAATGAACTGCAGTTAAAGCTTCTTGAGAAACTTTGCTGTACACATAATAACCTTTGTGTTGTTGGTGATGATGATCAGAGTATTTATGGTTGGCGTGGAGCACATATACGCAATATTATGGAGTTTGACCAAGACTTTGTCGGTACTTCTGTTTTTAAACTTGAAGAGAATTACCGATCTCGTGAGCCAATTTTAAAGGTTGCAAACTCATTAATTGAACATAATCGCTCAAGACTTGGAAAAAAACTAATACCTACTCGCGGAAGTGGTGAAGATGTCAATATTTTAAACTCCAATGATGAAAACGAGGAGTCAAGAAAGATTGCGTTAAAGATTGGAAAACTTTTAGAATCTGGAGTAAAAGCAGAAGATATAGCTGTGCTGTACAGGGTAAATGTTTTGAGCCGCTCAATCGAGGAGGGTTTAAACCGTTCGGGTATTAACTATAGACTGGTTGGTGGATTGAGGTTTTATGACCGAGCAGAGATAAAAGACCTTATAAGCTACATTAGAGTTATTACAAATTTTCATGACGATTTCTCATTCAAACGCATAGTAAATAAACCAAAGAGAGGTTTAGGAAAAGCAAGTGTAGATAAAATAGAATTAGCTGCACATGCTAATGATACATCAATATTTGAGTATATTAAAAAAGTGCCAGTTGCAGATTTAGAGTCGCTGGTTAGAACTAAAAATGCCAAGACACTTAAGAGGTTTATTAAAGACATTCAAAACGTTGCAAAGGTTGTGAGTGAGTCTACATATAATTTTATAGATGTATTGGAAGAGACTTTTCATTTAAAGGATATCTATAAAGGGATGCAGGATGAAGCGGACAGAGTTCTTAATATGGATGAATTTTATGGACTATTTCGTGATTTTGTAAAAAATACTCCAGAGGCTTCGTTAGATGAGTTTTTAAATGAACTAACTCTTCAGAGTGAACAAGACCAAGTAGAGGGTGAGTCTATTTATATGATGAGTATTCATGCCTCAAAAGGCTTAGAATTTGACCATATTTTTGTTATTGGACTTGAAGAGGGATTTTTACCACTTGTCGGTGATGGAAGCGACCTTGAAGAGGAGAGACGTCTTGGATATGTCTCTTTTACAAGAGCAAAAGAGACCTTAACACTTTCACATGCTTCTAGCAGATTTTATAAAGGTAGAAGAAGTGATTTGCAAAAAAGTAGGTTCTTTAATGAGGCTGGATTGTGTGAGGGTTCACTGATTGTTGAGAAAAACACTGCTTTTAAAAAAGGTGATTTGGTCCGTCATAAAATTTTTGGGACAGGAAGGGTAAATGGAGTAAGTAAATCTGGAAGAGAGTTTAAACTCAGTATAAACTTTGCCGGTACAAAAAGGGATATTTTAGCTTCGTTCGTAGAGAGACTATGA
- the truB gene encoding tRNA pseudouridine(55) synthase TruB encodes MNKLFVAYKPTGISSNFFLTKLKRKYNTKKAGFSGTLDPFAKGVLIIGMGSYTKLFRFLNKAPKTYRATLWLGAQSDSLDTELIQHVEILKEQSEIDVLEVIKSLEGELEYEPPIFSAKQINGQRAYDLARAGKEFTLNKINSSIYETKLINYSHPFVTFEATVSEGTYIRSLGLIIANGLGVEFGSLSALERLSEGQFRYNDEKLLDIKNSLNMEKNFYNGDSDNLKYGRVLALDDLKIKKDGYYWLDSGEFISIINVVKAEVKYELGRIEC; translated from the coding sequence ATGAATAAGCTCTTTGTAGCATATAAACCAACAGGCATCAGCTCAAACTTTTTTCTAACAAAGTTAAAAAGAAAATATAACACTAAAAAAGCTGGATTTTCAGGAACACTGGACCCATTTGCAAAAGGTGTTTTAATTATTGGGATGGGTTCATATACTAAGCTTTTTCGCTTTTTAAACAAAGCTCCAAAAACTTATAGAGCAACTTTGTGGCTCGGTGCACAATCTGACAGTTTGGATACAGAATTGATTCAACATGTAGAAATTTTAAAAGAGCAAAGTGAAATAGATGTTTTAGAGGTTATAAAATCTTTAGAAGGCGAGTTGGAGTACGAACCGCCAATATTTAGTGCAAAGCAGATAAACGGACAAAGAGCTTATGACTTGGCTCGAGCTGGTAAAGAGTTTACCCTTAACAAAATCAACTCATCTATATATGAGACAAAACTTATAAACTATTCCCACCCTTTTGTAACATTTGAAGCTACAGTTTCCGAGGGAACATACATACGCTCTCTTGGTCTTATAATCGCAAATGGATTAGGAGTAGAGTTTGGAAGTCTTAGCGCTTTAGAGAGATTAAGTGAGGGGCAGTTTCGGTATAATGATGAAAAGCTCTTGGATATTAAAAACTCTTTGAATATGGAGAAGAATTTTTATAATGGCGATAGTGATAATCTAAAATATGGAAGAGTTCTTGCTTTAGATGATTTAAAGATTAAAAAAGACGGCTATTACTGGCTTGATAGTGGTGAGTTTATCTCTATTATAAATGTGGTTAAAGCAGAAGTAAAATATGAACTAGGCAGGATTGAATGTTAG
- the csrA gene encoding carbon storage regulator CsrA — protein MLVLARKLNESIVIGDDIVVKVISIDKGVVKLGIDAPKSISIMRNELLEDVKDSNIASSKEVSLDDVSLLRSLIKK, from the coding sequence ATGTTAGTACTAGCTAGAAAATTAAATGAGTCAATTGTCATAGGTGATGATATAGTAGTAAAAGTAATATCTATTGACAAGGGAGTAGTAAAGCTAGGGATTGATGCTCCTAAAAGTATCTCTATAATGAGAAATGAACTTCTTGAAGATGTTAAAGATTCAAATATCGCTTCCTCAAAAGAGGTAAGTCTGGATGATGTTAGTTTACTTAGATCACTGATAAAAAAATAA
- a CDS encoding 4-(cytidine 5'-diphospho)-2-C-methyl-D-erythritol kinase — protein MKIYKAYAKVNIFLKITGIRANYHEIISRFMRVDSLYDELSFVSKESEEFKIIGDFSCTTEQNTIYKAYIYLLDSLDEALSVSLQNLMQKYAVHVKKNIPAFAGLGGGSSDAATFLKMCNEVLHLGLSQNELAIVGLKVGADVPFFVYGFDSANVGGIGEVVEEFREPLLDFEVFTPKIEISTPKVYAVYRENFFAPIDGFKTNELKTTTSYDILKKMSIDEANDLFKPALQEYRELKNYYKQGYYFSGSGSSFFKVKEKEK, from the coding sequence ATGAAGATATACAAAGCTTATGCAAAAGTAAATATCTTTTTAAAAATAACTGGTATTAGAGCTAATTATCATGAGATAATTTCTAGGTTTATGAGAGTTGACTCTCTGTATGATGAACTATCTTTTGTATCCAAAGAGAGCGAAGAGTTTAAAATCATCGGTGACTTCTCTTGTACTACAGAGCAAAATACAATATACAAAGCATATATATATCTTTTAGATTCTTTGGATGAAGCATTATCTGTCTCATTGCAAAATTTAATGCAAAAATATGCTGTACATGTAAAGAAAAATATTCCAGCTTTTGCGGGGCTTGGCGGTGGAAGTAGTGATGCAGCTACATTTTTAAAAATGTGCAATGAGGTTTTACATTTAGGACTTTCTCAAAACGAACTAGCAATAGTAGGTCTAAAAGTAGGAGCAGACGTTCCATTTTTTGTTTATGGATTTGACAGCGCAAATGTTGGCGGGATAGGTGAAGTTGTAGAGGAGTTTAGAGAGCCTCTTTTAGATTTTGAAGTGTTCACTCCAAAAATAGAGATAAGTACACCAAAAGTTTATGCTGTTTATAGAGAAAACTTTTTTGCTCCAATAGATGGATTTAAAACAAACGAGTTGAAAACAACAACATCGTATGATATACTTAAAAAAATGAGTATTGATGAGGCAAACGATCTTTTCAAGCCAGCACTTCAAGAGTATAGAGAATTGAAAAATTATTATAAACAAGGATATTACTTCAGCGGTAGCGGAAGTAGTTTTTTTAAAGTTAAAGAGAAGGAAAAATAA
- the smpB gene encoding SsrA-binding protein SmpB: MGETIAKNKKAYFDYYLEEKFEAGMVLAGSEVKGVRASRVNIKDSFIRFVQGEAFLFNAHIGRLETTHHYYSHEERGSRKLLLHKKEILKLIKAVERDGYTIVPLQLYFNARNIVKIQIAIAKGKQLHDKRHDLKEKDMKRDIDRAMKDL; encoded by the coding sequence ATGGGCGAGACAATAGCAAAAAATAAAAAAGCCTATTTTGATTACTATTTAGAAGAAAAATTTGAAGCGGGAATGGTTCTTGCCGGTAGTGAAGTAAAAGGTGTAAGAGCAAGCAGAGTAAATATAAAAGATAGTTTTATCCGTTTTGTGCAAGGTGAAGCATTTTTATTTAATGCTCATATTGGAAGATTAGAAACCACACACCATTACTATTCACACGAAGAGAGAGGGAGCAGAAAACTTCTTCTTCATAAAAAAGAGATTCTTAAGTTGATAAAAGCAGTTGAGAGAGACGGTTACACGATTGTGCCTCTGCAGTTATACTTCAATGCCAGAAATATTGTAAAGATTCAGATTGCTATTGCAAAAGGAAAACAACTTCACGATAAAAGACATGACCTTAAAGAAAAAGATATGAAGCGGGATATTGATAGAGCGATGAAAGATTTATGA
- a CDS encoding M23 family metallopeptidase, translated as MRLLVFSLFFTCSVFALNINISNTTIANGKTALMEFKKEKNIYYEKIVVDKKTYKIFDNPINSKKSYVLLPISYYEKPSEKKVELFYKEAKKEKTKVLFFNVEDGKYKKEKIKVDGSKVSLSKEDTKRAAKEYAEAMQIYKTTNEKIYMSKSFIVPLSTKITSDFGKARVYNDSLKGYHSGTDFRAKIGTPLVACNDGLVVLAKDRFYSGGSVIIDHGQGIYSCYYHMSKFDVKKGSLVKKGELLGLSGDTGRVTGPHLHFSFRVGGEQVDPLQLIELINNNLLNK; from the coding sequence ATGAGGTTACTTGTTTTTTCACTTTTTTTTACATGTAGCGTTTTTGCTTTAAATATCAATATCTCAAATACTACTATTGCTAATGGGAAAACAGCACTTATGGAGTTTAAAAAAGAAAAAAATATTTACTATGAAAAAATAGTTGTTGATAAAAAAACATATAAAATATTTGATAACCCGATAAATAGCAAAAAATCTTATGTTTTGCTCCCTATTAGCTACTATGAAAAGCCAAGTGAAAAAAAAGTAGAGCTTTTTTACAAAGAAGCAAAAAAAGAAAAAACTAAAGTTCTGTTTTTCAATGTCGAAGATGGAAAGTATAAAAAAGAGAAAATAAAAGTAGATGGCTCAAAAGTTAGCCTTAGTAAAGAAGATACTAAAAGAGCTGCAAAAGAGTATGCCGAGGCAATGCAAATATATAAAACAACTAATGAAAAAATCTATATGTCAAAAAGTTTTATAGTACCACTAAGCACAAAAATAACAAGTGATTTTGGAAAAGCAAGAGTGTATAATGATTCACTGAAGGGTTACCACAGCGGAACAGACTTTAGAGCAAAGATAGGCACTCCTTTAGTTGCATGTAATGATGGTTTGGTAGTTCTAGCAAAAGATAGATTTTACTCTGGCGGTTCTGTTATAATTGACCATGGACAGGGTATTTACTCTTGCTATTACCATATGAGTAAGTTTGATGTTAAAAAAGGTAGTTTAGTTAAAAAAGGCGAATTATTAGGCCTATCTGGAGATACCGGAAGAGTAACTGGTCCTCATCTTCATTTTAGTTTTAGAGTCGGCGGCGAACAAGTTGACCCCCTTCAGTTAATTGAGTTAATAAACAACAATCTATTAAATAAATGA
- a CDS encoding tetratricopeptide repeat protein, producing the protein MTTFQLLMLGASAFFAFKIYEHIQTLQDPEPADNKETPEETRSADAFSVFSPESLILRADESFEEGDMQKALALLTEANAKAKSNPDVLFKIGYILQQLNDNDEALKYYKEALELDKKNDYIHNSVASIYRANGEFISAKMHLNESLAIDSQNAITYYNYGNLLVDMNHPDEAIEMYKRAIEINPDFDEAKEELQKLS; encoded by the coding sequence ATGACAACTTTTCAACTACTGATGCTAGGAGCCTCTGCTTTTTTCGCATTTAAAATTTATGAGCATATTCAAACGCTTCAAGACCCTGAACCTGCAGATAATAAAGAAACTCCTGAAGAAACAAGAAGTGCCGATGCTTTTTCTGTTTTTTCACCAGAATCGTTAATTCTTAGAGCAGATGAATCTTTTGAAGAGGGTGATATGCAAAAAGCATTAGCACTGCTTACCGAGGCTAATGCAAAAGCCAAAAGCAATCCAGATGTTCTTTTTAAAATAGGGTATATTCTTCAACAACTAAATGACAACGATGAAGCATTAAAGTATTACAAAGAAGCTTTAGAATTAGATAAGAAGAATGATTATATTCATAACTCTGTTGCAAGTATATATAGAGCAAATGGTGAGTTCATATCGGCTAAAATGCACCTAAATGAGTCTTTAGCTATAGATTCTCAAAATGCAATAACGTACTACAATTACGGAAATCTTTTAGTAGATATGAATCATCCAGACGAAGCAATAGAGATGTATAAAAGGGCAATAGAGATAAATCCAGATTTTGATGAAGCAAAAGAAGAGTTGCAAAAACTCTCTTAG
- a CDS encoding Nif3-like dinuclear metal center hexameric protein, translated as MKISEIYNLLDNLSPFEIQETWDNSGLLIGDFSQEIKQIVLSIDVDEALIDSMENNALLITHHPLIFGGLKQLEFSKYPANLIQKMIKKNISNIAMHTNFDQTHLNEYVATEVLGYKVSHKDGFVAYLDVNEDFDKFATKVSSAFGLPHAKCVKGANFVRRAALTTGSGCSLIKSIDADCFLTGDVKYHDAMEAQSINLSLIDIGHYESEHFFAEILLKHLKILGLEAIIASSKNPFTYI; from the coding sequence ATGAAAATATCAGAAATATATAACTTACTGGACAACTTATCCCCTTTCGAGATTCAGGAGACTTGGGATAATTCAGGCCTTTTAATAGGAGATTTTTCACAAGAGATAAAACAAATTGTTTTAAGTATAGATGTTGATGAAGCTTTGATAGACTCTATGGAAAATAATGCTCTTTTAATAACACACCATCCTCTTATTTTTGGTGGATTAAAACAGTTGGAATTCAGTAAATATCCAGCGAACCTTATTCAAAAAATGATAAAGAAAAATATCTCAAATATAGCGATGCATACAAATTTCGACCAGACCCATCTAAATGAATATGTAGCAACTGAAGTTTTAGGTTATAAAGTTTCTCATAAAGATGGTTTTGTTGCTTATTTGGATGTAAATGAAGATTTTGATAAATTTGCTACAAAAGTTTCCTCTGCTTTTGGACTTCCACACGCAAAATGTGTAAAAGGAGCAAACTTTGTAAGAAGAGCAGCATTAACCACAGGTTCAGGATGCTCTTTAATTAAGTCTATAGACGCTGATTGCTTCTTAACAGGAGATGTGAAATACCATGATGCTATGGAGGCACAAAGTATAAATTTGTCACTAATTGACATAGGGCATTACGAAAGTGAGCACTTTTTCGCAGAGATTTTACTTAAACATTTGAAAATTTTAGGTTTAGAAGCTATAATTGCATCATCAAAAAATCCTTTTACTTATATTTAA
- a CDS encoding zinc ribbon domain-containing protein, with protein MNSHLKQLIDLSHVDKAIDAFEPQIEEANYKFEAALAKKQSIDSDIENLTNEIQEEQVKKHKNELHLAELSQKLESNSKKSAEIKTEREMKSLQLEEEIAKEQVTFANEEIARLEKIIELKTEQVEAAKESLSELDASLVSVKKEVDEKLEIINKSRQEVFVKKEKLLSEVNQKGLTFYQKIRRWAKNTTVVTVEEQACMGCNMLINDKIYADVIKAEEITTCPHCGRILYMGNTEE; from the coding sequence ATGAACTCACACCTTAAACAACTGATTGACCTATCACATGTAGATAAAGCTATAGATGCTTTTGAGCCTCAAATTGAAGAGGCTAACTATAAGTTTGAAGCAGCGTTAGCAAAAAAACAGAGTATTGATTCTGATATTGAAAACCTAACTAATGAGATTCAAGAAGAGCAAGTTAAAAAGCATAAAAATGAACTTCACCTAGCAGAACTTTCTCAAAAATTAGAGAGTAATTCTAAAAAAAGTGCTGAAATCAAGACAGAACGTGAGATGAAGTCTCTTCAACTAGAAGAAGAGATTGCAAAAGAGCAGGTAACTTTTGCAAATGAAGAGATTGCAAGACTTGAAAAAATCATTGAGCTAAAAACTGAGCAGGTAGAAGCTGCAAAAGAGTCTCTATCAGAGCTTGATGCAAGCTTAGTATCAGTAAAAAAAGAGGTTGATGAGAAGCTTGAGATTATCAATAAATCTCGTCAAGAGGTATTTGTTAAAAAAGAGAAACTCCTTTCTGAAGTTAATCAAAAAGGTTTAACTTTTTATCAAAAAATCCGCAGATGGGCTAAAAACACTACTGTAGTAACTGTTGAAGAGCAGGCTTGTATGGGTTGTAATATGCTAATTAATGACAAAATTTACGCAGATGTTATTAAAGCTGAAGAGATTACTACATGTCCACACTGTGGTCGTATTCTTTATATGGGCAATACTGAAGAGTAG
- the waaA gene encoding lipid IV(A) 3-deoxy-D-manno-octulosonic acid transferase, translating into MKPFTLLYFILSVLLYVAALPLLVYLSFKQKYKESIPSRFFLFNNSRFNSSDGIWFHVCSLGEARALKPILELLDDSDIKITTITHTGHSEAKKYGVEVRYLPYEMFLPFWAKKQKVLVVLEAEFWFMLFTVLKAKGAKIVLLNARISEKSAKKYLQMAWFYKKLLSHVEIVYAQSEADKNRFIAIGAKNIEVIGNIKLAGEIIKTKEYKKPNCEVLVAGSTHDGEEEMVLKSFVEYIKQGEAKLIVVPRHPERFDSVYELMKVYANRYDLSLDRFSNNQEFKADMILVDAMGELNNIYAISDIAILGGAFKDDVGGHNPLEPAHFGCKIITGKNFFHQKELFKYVHHVQYVEPDEIHRALLTSRVLPPSMLEQEINLRPVIKKILEV; encoded by the coding sequence TTGAAGCCGTTTACACTTTTATACTTTATCTTAAGTGTGCTGCTCTACGTAGCAGCACTACCACTTTTGGTGTACCTCTCATTTAAACAAAAATACAAAGAGTCAATTCCCTCTCGTTTTTTTCTTTTCAACAACTCAAGATTTAATAGCAGTGACGGAATTTGGTTCCATGTATGTTCTCTTGGTGAAGCTAGAGCTCTAAAGCCAATTTTAGAGCTGTTAGATGATAGTGATATAAAAATAACTACCATAACACATACAGGACACTCTGAGGCTAAAAAATATGGTGTAGAAGTCAGATACTTGCCTTATGAGATGTTTTTGCCTTTTTGGGCTAAGAAACAGAAGGTCTTAGTAGTATTGGAAGCTGAATTTTGGTTTATGCTTTTTACAGTCTTAAAAGCAAAAGGTGCAAAAATTGTACTTTTAAATGCTCGAATTTCTGAAAAGAGTGCTAAAAAATATTTACAGATGGCTTGGTTTTACAAAAAACTACTTTCACATGTAGAAATTGTTTATGCTCAAAGTGAAGCTGATAAAAATCGTTTTATTGCTATTGGTGCAAAAAATATTGAAGTTATCGGCAATATTAAACTAGCTGGTGAGATAATTAAAACAAAAGAGTATAAAAAGCCAAACTGCGAAGTTTTAGTAGCTGGAAGCACACATGACGGTGAAGAGGAGATGGTTCTTAAATCATTCGTAGAGTATATAAAGCAGGGCGAAGCAAAACTTATTGTTGTTCCAAGGCACCCTGAGCGATTTGATAGTGTTTATGAGCTTATGAAAGTTTATGCAAATAGATATGACTTATCCCTTGATCGCTTCTCAAATAACCAAGAGTTTAAAGCTGATATGATATTAGTTGATGCAATGGGCGAGCTAAATAATATTTATGCGATAAGTGATATTGCTATTTTAGGTGGGGCATTTAAAGATGATGTAGGTGGACACAATCCGCTAGAGCCAGCTCATTTTGGATGTAAAATAATTACTGGAAAGAACTTCTTTCATCAAAAGGAGCTTTTTAAGTATGTACATCATGTTCAGTATGTTGAACCAGATGAGATACATAGGGCACTATTGACAAGTAGAGTATTACCACCAAGTATGCTTGAGCAAGAGATAAACTTAAGGCCAGTAATAAAGAAAATATTAGAAGTGTAG